A DNA window from Nerophis lumbriciformis linkage group LG03, RoL_Nlum_v2.1, whole genome shotgun sequence contains the following coding sequences:
- the kmt5ab gene encoding lysine methyltransferase 5Ab isoform X2, protein MAKGKKHEVRTDNKLENTPEQKTTTEDIKENLPAACKKDCTRKAQSALPSVLSPSKSRSPLSDTSSMLIQEGNESDVNHVDAASKVNKDIPNETHSDVCKPKEGGAERDSHNYETKEDVAHQPQQKESPAHSNIVPAEDRKVSAAKSQSRNPRRVKGKKTENNATQNRKVTEFFPIRRSHRKTKGELKNEEHKHIDDLIKNGVEEGMQVRVIEGKGRGVFATRVFTKGDFVVEYHGDLLELTEAKLREGRYAQDPQTGCYMYYFQYNTKTYCVDATIETSRLGRLINHSKAGNCHTKLHAIDGVPHLILVASRDIQANEELLYDYGDRSKASILAHPWLKH, encoded by the exons ATGGCAAAAG GGAAAAAACATGAGGTAAGGACGgacaacaaacttgaaaacacTCCCGAACAAAAAACGACCACGGAGGACATCAAGGAAAACCTGCCCGCTGCTTGCAAGAAG GATTGCACCAGAAAAGCACAATCTGCCCTCCCGAGTGTACTCAGTCCCAGCAAATCCAGATCGCCTCTGAGTGACACGTCAAGCATGTTGATTCAGGAAGGCAACGAATCAGACGTCAATCATGTGGACGCTGCATCCAAAGTCAACAAAG ACATCCCTAATGAGACACACTCTGATGTATGTAAACCCAAAGAGGGTGGGGCCGAGCGGGACAGCCACAATTACGAGACGAAAGAAGACGTTGCACATCAACCTCAACAAAAGGAGTCGCCGGCGCACTCAAACATTGTGCCTGCGGAAGACCGCAAAGTGTCGGCGGCAAAATCCCAAAGTCGAAACCCTCGCCGAGTCAAAGGGAAAAA GACGGAGAATAATGCCACCCAAAACAGGAAGGTGACAGAATTCTTTCCCATCAGGAGAAGTCATAGAAAAACTAAAGGCGAGCTAAAG AACGAAGAGCACAAGCACATAGACGACCTCATAAAGAACGGCGTCGAGGAGGGAATGCAG GTGCGAGTGATCGAGGGCAAAGGTCGAGGTGTGTTCGCCACCCGGGTGTTCACAAAGGGCGACTTTGTAGTGGAGTACCACGGTGACCTGCTGGAACTGACCGAGGCCAAGCTGCGAGAGGGCCGCTACGCCCAGGACCCTCAAACAGGCTGCTACATGTACTACTTCCAGTACAACACCAAAACATACTG TGTGGACGCCACCATAGAGACGAGCCGCCTGGGGAGGCTGATCAACCACAGCAAGGCGGGCAACTGCCACACCAAGCTGCACGCCATCGACGGCGTCCCCCATCTCATCCTGGTGGCGTCCAGAGACATCCAGGCCAACGAGGAGCTGCTGTACGATTATGGCGACCGCAGCAAAGCGTCCATCTTGGCTCACCCGTGGCTCAAGCACTGA
- the kmt5ab gene encoding lysine methyltransferase 5Ab isoform X1 — protein sequence MAKGKKHEVRTDNKLENTPEQKTTTEDIKENLPAACKKQDCTRKAQSALPSVLSPSKSRSPLSDTSSMLIQEGNESDVNHVDAASKVNKDIPNETHSDVCKPKEGGAERDSHNYETKEDVAHQPQQKESPAHSNIVPAEDRKVSAAKSQSRNPRRVKGKKTENNATQNRKVTEFFPIRRSHRKTKGELKNEEHKHIDDLIKNGVEEGMQVRVIEGKGRGVFATRVFTKGDFVVEYHGDLLELTEAKLREGRYAQDPQTGCYMYYFQYNTKTYCVDATIETSRLGRLINHSKAGNCHTKLHAIDGVPHLILVASRDIQANEELLYDYGDRSKASILAHPWLKH from the exons ATGGCAAAAG GGAAAAAACATGAGGTAAGGACGgacaacaaacttgaaaacacTCCCGAACAAAAAACGACCACGGAGGACATCAAGGAAAACCTGCCCGCTGCTTGCAAGAAG CAGGATTGCACCAGAAAAGCACAATCTGCCCTCCCGAGTGTACTCAGTCCCAGCAAATCCAGATCGCCTCTGAGTGACACGTCAAGCATGTTGATTCAGGAAGGCAACGAATCAGACGTCAATCATGTGGACGCTGCATCCAAAGTCAACAAAG ACATCCCTAATGAGACACACTCTGATGTATGTAAACCCAAAGAGGGTGGGGCCGAGCGGGACAGCCACAATTACGAGACGAAAGAAGACGTTGCACATCAACCTCAACAAAAGGAGTCGCCGGCGCACTCAAACATTGTGCCTGCGGAAGACCGCAAAGTGTCGGCGGCAAAATCCCAAAGTCGAAACCCTCGCCGAGTCAAAGGGAAAAA GACGGAGAATAATGCCACCCAAAACAGGAAGGTGACAGAATTCTTTCCCATCAGGAGAAGTCATAGAAAAACTAAAGGCGAGCTAAAG AACGAAGAGCACAAGCACATAGACGACCTCATAAAGAACGGCGTCGAGGAGGGAATGCAG GTGCGAGTGATCGAGGGCAAAGGTCGAGGTGTGTTCGCCACCCGGGTGTTCACAAAGGGCGACTTTGTAGTGGAGTACCACGGTGACCTGCTGGAACTGACCGAGGCCAAGCTGCGAGAGGGCCGCTACGCCCAGGACCCTCAAACAGGCTGCTACATGTACTACTTCCAGTACAACACCAAAACATACTG TGTGGACGCCACCATAGAGACGAGCCGCCTGGGGAGGCTGATCAACCACAGCAAGGCGGGCAACTGCCACACCAAGCTGCACGCCATCGACGGCGTCCCCCATCTCATCCTGGTGGCGTCCAGAGACATCCAGGCCAACGAGGAGCTGCTGTACGATTATGGCGACCGCAGCAAAGCGTCCATCTTGGCTCACCCGTGGCTCAAGCACTGA